The sequence below is a genomic window from Campylobacter sp. MIT 12-8780.
TTGGGTGTGTTAGAACAAAAAGTATGAAGAGTATATTTTTATCAAATTCGCCAAAATCGTTATCAAAAAGCTTTGAAGTGTTTGTAACCCTTTCCAAAGACAAAACATAATCTGGTTTTATGCCTTGTTTGTGAAGTAAAGCATAAGAGCTATCAGCGCAAAAGATCACGGCATTATCTTTGTATTTTTTAAGTAAGTCAAATTGTTTGCTTAAACTTGGTCCAGTAGCTACAAAGATAGCGTTTTTGCCTTTGTTTTTGCGTTTTTTAAGCAGTTCTTTAAAAGTAGGGTGTGTAAGCATATAGGGTAAATTTAAAGTAAAGTTTTCTATGCCCATGAGTGCATCGGCTGGATCGTTGCCATGCTTTAGGGTAACTGATCGAATGGCTTGCAAGTTGATTTCGTTGATATGTTTGAGTTCTTTGCTTTGATTTTCATAATATGCACAATGAATACGCAAGTTATATAGTTTTAAAAACAACACCACGCCTTGCAAAGAAAAAATATCTGTAGCTAGGTTAAAATCATAATTTTGAGTATAAATGATGATAATTTGTCCTTTTAAAAGGGCTTCGCTAAAATCAATGAGATTAAAAGCCATATAAATAAGCTCAAGTTCTTTTTCAAAAATAACAATGCGTCTGTGCTTTTCATTTTGTGCTAAAACCTTGTATAAAATGCCATTACCCATGCCATAAAAAAACAAGGCATCATAACGTTTAAACTCGTCCTTAAAAGGCTCTAAGCTTTCTTCAAGCTCGCGAAGTGGTGCTTGATACATTTTTCTTTGTGTTTGCAGATCAATGATGTTAGTATTTAAAGTGTCTTTAGGATCAAATTCGTATTTGAATTTATGCACGACTTTTATCTTTAAAAGCTCATCTTTAAGTTCTTTGTAAGATACGCCTTTTAAAGCATCAATGTTCTTTTCAAATAAAGTTGTTTGTTGCATATCTTCTCCTTAAATAGTATATTCTTTTATGCATTCTAAAATGGCATTGTTTTGTGTATAGATATATTCACCTAGTTCGATAAAAAATCGTCCTTGCGTTTCTAAAAAAAGGATTAAAAGCTCTTTTTCTTCGTGTTCGTTTTTGCTCATCACGCTTTCAAGGCGGACAAGTTCGCATTCATTGTGAAAATACACAGCATGCAAGGTTTCAGTAAAAATAACCTTTTGTTTAAGCACTTGAATGAGTTTTAAAAGTCTTTCTTTTGACTTTTTTAAAGCCTCAAAATCAAGCTTTTCAAAAACATAATCCCTTGGCAACAAGCTCTGCAAAAGCTCAAGTTCTTTTTTAATCTCTTCAAGAAAGTCATCAGCTTTTTTTACCTTTGCCTGCAAATCTTCTTTGCTTTGCTTAAGTAGCGCTTTAGCCTTGTTTTCATCATATCTTGGTGGCATGGCAAAGGGTTTTTGCACATTTTCTTTTAAAAGTGTTTCGCAAAGCTCTTTAAAAGGTCTTTCTATGCTTCCTTTGATGTGTGCGCCGCCTTCAGTGGCGTTATAAGTGTTTATACCAAGCTTAAGCTTGCTTAGTGCTATATCACTTTCTAAAGCGTGTCTAAATAAATTCCAAGTGATTTGTGTTCTTACTTGTCCTTTTTGTCCATATGCAAGCGTGTAAAGATCACGCCTTTGATCGCTTTCAAACTCAGCTCCATGCTGATAGTCTTTTGGGTGTGAGCTGCCATCATCAGCGTATGCTAAATCTTGTCCTATAAAAATGATATTTTCATGCCTTAAAGCTGCTGCGAGCTCGTATGCCATATTTGCCACGCTATGTCCTACACCTAAGTAACCAAACTCATCAAGCCCTAAACTTACTGCAAAAAGCAAAGGGCGAGAAACGATCATATAATTTCTGTTATTTTTTTCAAGGTATTTTGTAGCGTTTTTATCCACCACTGAAGTAAGGATAAATAAAATCCCATCATCAAATTCTTTAAAATCATTATTAAAAAATTCAGCCGTAAAATCCGTGCGTTCAAGCATAAAAACAAAGTCCGGTTTAATGCCATTTTTAGCAAGTATAGGATAAGCAGAATCCGCACACATAATGCTTGCTTTATTTGCATATTCTTTAAGCAAAGGTAGTTGCTTACTTAAACTTGGTCCGGTTGAGACAATGATAGCATTTTTAACCTGTTTAAATCTTTGTTTTAAGAAAGCTTTGAAAATACCGTGCCTTAACATCTTAGGAAGATTAATCAAGATATTTTTAATACCAATGATAGAATCAAGCGGATCATTTCCTCTTTTTAAAAAGCTAAATTTGATCTGCTCTATGAGTTCTTGATGAATTTTTTCTATCTCATTTTTATAATGCTTTTCATAAAATTCACATTGAATATGAAAATTATAAGTTTTAAGTGAAGTTTCTATATCAGGATAAGCAAAAAGAGTTTGAAATTGCGCTGGATTAAGGTTTGGTGTATAAAATAATATCAACCTTTCTTGTTCTATATCCTTGCTAAAATCAAGCTCTTGCAAAGCAAGGTAAAAAAGCTCAAGTTCGCTTTCAAAGACGATAATTCTTTTATGCTTTTTGTTTTTAAGTAAATATTTAAGCAAGATACCATTACCAAGCCCGTAAAAAAACATCACAGGATATTTTGCAAAGTTTTGATCAAAATACTCTTTTTTTTCTTTAAAATGAGCCTCAAAGTCTTCATACACAAGCTCATTTTCTGGCAAAAAGATAAGTTTTTTCCCTTCATTTTTAAATTTCACAAGTTTTGAAATTTGCCTTAACATCACACTCAAAGGCTGATCGACTCTAAAAATAGCGTTGAGGTTTTGAGTAAAAGTCTTGTTTAGTAAAACATGAGGCATGATTTTCCTTTTTGTGCTTTTTCATCAATCATCTTCACTTTCGCTTCAAAAATTTGTCCTCTTTGTTGTAAAAGGCTAATTAAAGGCTTTGAGTTTTCATTCAAGGCTTTAACTTGAGCTTCAAGATGAGAACCAACAAGTCTTATCCATGATATATGTTTATCAAGCCAAAGAATCATTTTTTGCTGTTTTTCTGTTTCATTTTGTGGATTATAAACAAACAGCGGAGCGATATTGATTTCAAACTGATTAAGCAAGGGGAATAAAATTTCAGTGGCTGAAACGAAATGCTTTTTATCCTCAACGATTTCTTTTGCCTCATCGATATGCTCTGAAAGTGTGCTAAATATGAGCTTATTTTCTTCGTAGGTTTTGTTTGTATCGATATTTTTAGCTTCTTCAATACATGCTTCTAAAATTTCCTTAAGCCTTTTAATCATCTCTTCGCAAAGCACGATACTTTTTTTGATCTTCGCATAGGCTTTTAAAAGAAGTTCATTTTGTTTTGTCAAGCTTAAAGGTTCAAGTTTTTCAAAATGTTTGGGCTCTTGTTTTTGAAAAAATTTTTCACAGACTTCTTTAAAAGGTATTTCCGTGCAGCCTTCTATCCTCGCTCCACCTTCTGTGGCATTATAAAATGTGATCTTTTTATTTCTGAGCTTATACACTATGATATTTCTTTCGATGATATCTTTGAATGCAAGCCAAATGTGATGAGTTCTTACCTCTTTTGTCCCTCCCCATGCAGGTATATTTGTAAGCATATCATCTTCATACATTGAGCTTTCAAAATTTGCAGAATGCTGATAGTCTTTTGGATGCGAGCTGCCATCATCAGCGTATGCTAAATCTTGTCCTATAAAAATAATATTTGTGTATTCTAAACCAAAAGCAAGTTCTTGAGCCATGTGAGCTACGCTCATACCAGTTATATGCTTAAACTGCGTAAAATGTAAATACTCACAAAAGTGAAGTTTTTTAGGCATAAGCAAATAATTTCTATTATACTGCTCGCAGTAAGCTACAGCATTAGGATGGACTAAATTTAAAAGCACAAAAATGATATTTTTATCAATCTCTTTAAAATCATGGTTAAAAAACTCAGCTGTAAAATCAGTCCTTTCAAGCATACATACATAATCTGGTTTTATATCATTTTGAGCAAGTATAGGATAAGCAGAATCCGCACAAAAGATAGTGACTTTATCTTGGTATTTTTTAAGTAAAGGAAGCTGTTTGCTTAGACTTGGTCCGGTTGAGACGATCAAAGCGCATTTGCCAACTTGTTTTCCTCTTTTTTGTAAAAGCTTTTTGCTTGTTGGGTGAGTAAGCTGAGCTGGGAGATTATAAACTTGTTGCGCTAAGCCTTGTAAAGCATCAAGAGGATCATTACCCATCTCTATAGCAGTTTGTTTTTGAGCGGCTACAAGAGTTTTGTTAAGCTCAATGATCTTTTCACTTTTCTTTTCATAATAATGACTATGAAGCTCTAAAAAATAAGCTTTATACATTTTGCAAAAGGGATCAGAAATAAAAATGGTGTGATAATCGTTCATTTTTGTAAGCTTAGGAGCAAAAATAAGAAGCTTTTTGCTTTCAAACTCACTTGAAAAATCAATAATATGAAACATCAAAAAAATCAGCTCAAGCTCATCTTCAAAAACAACACAATGTTTTAAATTTGGATTTTGAAGCAAGGCTTTATAAAGTATGCCATTGCCAAAGCCGTAAAAATAAAGCACCGGATATAAGGGGTATTTTTTTTGATATACATCAAGCTTGCTGTTAAGTTCATCAAGGGCATTTTCATACATAAGGCTTTTATCTTTGCTATCTTGTATGTTAATATCAAGTGAATCATTGCCAAATTTAAGTGTAAAACGAGAGCATTTTTTGATCTTTTTAAGTTCTTTAATCAGGGGTTTGTTTAAACATGCCTTGCAGTTTTTTTGAAAAAGTTCTTTTTGTGCCTCATTAAATTTCATCTTTTGCCCTTTTTATTTTTTGCGAGCTAGAGTCTGAGCAATCCATTGAAATTTGAGTAAAATTTTCATTTTTTATTCTTTGTAGTTTGCTTTTTGTGTATATTACATTCTTTTGGCTCATTTTATGATAAATTCCTAACTTCATTTTCCATCATCAAAGCCCCCAGCCATCAGCGACTATGAGATTTGCTCCTGTTATAAACTTGCTCTCATCGCTGAGTAAAAAGGCTATTGTTCCGCTTATATCTTTTGCTTCAAGCATGCCCTTGCTTGCACAGCAGTTTCTATAGGCGTTTAAAAAGCTTTCAGGCTGATGATCAAGTATGCCTCCACTTGAGAGTGTATTGACGCGTATATTGGTGTTAAATAACTCTTTTGCTAGCCATACTCCAAGATGATTAATGCCAGCTTTTATGACGCTGTATTCTAAAGAACTTTGCATATTGGTATCTTTATAATTTTCAAATTTAGGCGCATATACGCCCATGATAGAGCTAAGATTGATGATATTGCCCCAGCCTTGTTCTTTAAAAAATTTTACAAATTCTTGAGCTGCAAGCATAAAACCGCCCAAATGCAAATTCAAACTCTCACAAATTTGCTCATACTC
It includes:
- a CDS encoding motility associated factor glycosyltransferase family protein, encoding MQQTTLFEKNIDALKGVSYKELKDELLKIKVVHKFKYEFDPKDTLNTNIIDLQTQRKMYQAPLRELEESLEPFKDEFKRYDALFFYGMGNGILYKVLAQNEKHRRIVIFEKELELIYMAFNLIDFSEALLKGQIIIIYTQNYDFNLATDIFSLQGVVLFLKLYNLRIHCAYYENQSKELKHINEINLQAIRSVTLKHGNDPADALMGIENFTLNLPYMLTHPTFKELLKKRKNKGKNAIFVATGPSLSKQFDLLKKYKDNAVIFCADSSYALLHKQGIKPDYVLSLERVTNTSKLFDNDFGEFDKNILFILFVLTHPNTIKNLERNKRTYMLTQRNLAYSSYLDLKDFGYLGGGMSVMNMAHELGIMLGYKNLFFIGQDLAYNEEGKSHPDDYMFAKFGASAKSKKRDDLKVTAYGGKGEVKTSEVWMLFKGFFENLIAKQPKDVKFYNCTEGGARIEGSIEMPFKEACEQFLSKEVKKRLPKLQKPSRKESNEYMLKAYEKIKKGMRTSQRFIKKSKKIQKQLQGLTRGVQKSTLDDINKSIDEIKKAFDSKKTLYFKELLGPSLFHQELQSAPLYVQNFNNEGERQNKLMAWIFSHEAWLEEIIDFLSIMEEKMKADIVPLREALEKRKLL
- a CDS encoding motility associated factor glycosyltransferase family protein produces the protein MPHVLLNKTFTQNLNAIFRVDQPLSVMLRQISKLVKFKNEGKKLIFLPENELVYEDFEAHFKEKKEYFDQNFAKYPVMFFYGLGNGILLKYLLKNKKHKRIIVFESELELFYLALQELDFSKDIEQERLILFYTPNLNPAQFQTLFAYPDIETSLKTYNFHIQCEFYEKHYKNEIEKIHQELIEQIKFSFLKRGNDPLDSIIGIKNILINLPKMLRHGIFKAFLKQRFKQVKNAIIVSTGPSLSKQLPLLKEYANKASIMCADSAYPILAKNGIKPDFVFMLERTDFTAEFFNNDFKEFDDGILFILTSVVDKNATKYLEKNNRNYMIVSRPLLFAVSLGLDEFGYLGVGHSVANMAYELAAALRHENIIFIGQDLAYADDGSSHPKDYQHGAEFESDQRRDLYTLAYGQKGQVRTQITWNLFRHALESDIALSKLKLGINTYNATEGGAHIKGSIERPFKELCETLLKENVQKPFAMPPRYDENKAKALLKQSKEDLQAKVKKADDFLEEIKKELELLQSLLPRDYVFEKLDFEALKKSKERLLKLIQVLKQKVIFTETLHAVYFHNECELVRLESVMSKNEHEEKELLILFLETQGRFFIELGEYIYTQNNAILECIKEYTI
- a CDS encoding motility associated factor glycosyltransferase family protein, with the protein product MKFNEAQKELFQKNCKACLNKPLIKELKKIKKCSRFTLKFGNDSLDINIQDSKDKSLMYENALDELNSKLDVYQKKYPLYPVLYFYGFGNGILYKALLQNPNLKHCVVFEDELELIFLMFHIIDFSSEFESKKLLIFAPKLTKMNDYHTIFISDPFCKMYKAYFLELHSHYYEKKSEKIIELNKTLVAAQKQTAIEMGNDPLDALQGLAQQVYNLPAQLTHPTSKKLLQKRGKQVGKCALIVSTGPSLSKQLPLLKKYQDKVTIFCADSAYPILAQNDIKPDYVCMLERTDFTAEFFNHDFKEIDKNIIFVLLNLVHPNAVAYCEQYNRNYLLMPKKLHFCEYLHFTQFKHITGMSVAHMAQELAFGLEYTNIIFIGQDLAYADDGSSHPKDYQHSANFESSMYEDDMLTNIPAWGGTKEVRTHHIWLAFKDIIERNIIVYKLRNKKITFYNATEGGARIEGCTEIPFKEVCEKFFQKQEPKHFEKLEPLSLTKQNELLLKAYAKIKKSIVLCEEMIKRLKEILEACIEEAKNIDTNKTYEENKLIFSTLSEHIDEAKEIVEDKKHFVSATEILFPLLNQFEINIAPLFVYNPQNETEKQQKMILWLDKHISWIRLVGSHLEAQVKALNENSKPLISLLQQRGQIFEAKVKMIDEKAQKGKSCLMFY
- the ptmA gene encoding flagellin modification protein PtmA; translated protein: MLSKKVIFIAGACGRIGTALCEKLLLECNASLILADIDEAKLSKLEQNLAKNPALKAKILSTKFDITSKQSLNEAITKANKHFGKIDGFVNTSYPMGKDWGKTPYYELEYEQICESLNLHLGGFMLAAQEFVKFFKEQGWGNIINLSSIMGVYAPKFENYKDTNMQSSLEYSVIKAGINHLGVWLAKELFNTNIRVNTLSSGGILDHQPESFLNAYRNCCASKGMLEAKDISGTIAFLLSDESKFITGANLIVADGWGL